In a genomic window of Alkalibaculum bacchi:
- a CDS encoding heme NO-binding domain-containing protein, whose product MKGTIVTTWLNSLRKIFSDEVVDSALASVHWDKTRIIHPLENIPDEEIFQVFTQVSKDTNESVKNIWRKVGNQNIEMFQKWFPSYFERNSLRGFLMMMDDVHHQLTKIISGANPPRLIATEINEKEIEIKYISQRGLFDYLLGLFEGSSEYFNEKIEITELDRGKMEDGRHFMKVHLSIEKNPDSIINAPLSKLLGLHKIKSLPLKIAFIPTLLNIVGHFIFHKMDSIVPNLILSTCMGIVVYIAARITLKPLHKLEDDISALKDYDFSYKSKYYSEDQFEDVFHLLNDSKEYIKKDFLFLKGGMDDMDNYIKQFSDIADNLKKLSESISLIVNDVASGATHQAEETEGAVSVLMNYIESLNAIVEEETKGKDDLEESVNHLKASQSEIQNVNSMINAVRDNFSTVNEQGKQLSVQVNKIMDIGATVEAIADQTNLLALNASIEAARAGEAGKGFTVVAEEIRNLAEDTKQAVGDINENLQYFITQIEGFVKGIQNQYTQLENSNMTLGKVTKDNENSTGNIIRVSDVIVHLISRLSNETRNLQEVMEQIHSLAAIAEENSASSEEMSANVIQYSQQVIDLIEYIRLLDSLIGSFKLELKKYKI is encoded by the coding sequence ATGAAGGGAACTATTGTCACTACTTGGTTAAACAGCTTGCGCAAAATTTTTTCTGATGAAGTTGTAGATTCTGCACTTGCATCCGTTCATTGGGATAAGACTCGTATTATTCATCCCCTTGAAAATATCCCTGATGAAGAGATTTTTCAAGTATTTACGCAGGTTTCTAAAGATACAAACGAATCTGTAAAAAATATATGGAGGAAAGTGGGAAATCAAAATATTGAAATGTTTCAAAAATGGTTTCCCTCATATTTTGAAAGGAATAGCTTAAGAGGATTTTTAATGATGATGGATGATGTACATCATCAATTGACGAAAATCATTTCAGGTGCAAATCCACCTCGATTAATTGCAACGGAAATCAATGAAAAGGAAATTGAAATAAAATATATATCCCAAAGAGGATTATTCGATTATCTGCTTGGATTATTTGAAGGGAGTTCTGAATATTTTAATGAAAAGATTGAAATTACAGAACTAGATAGAGGGAAGATGGAAGATGGTAGGCATTTTATGAAGGTTCATTTGTCCATTGAAAAAAATCCGGACTCGATTATAAATGCTCCTCTTTCTAAACTATTAGGTCTTCACAAGATAAAAAGTTTGCCGTTAAAAATTGCATTCATCCCTACACTCCTCAATATTGTGGGACATTTTATATTTCATAAAATGGATTCTATCGTTCCAAATTTGATTCTCAGTACATGTATGGGAATTGTTGTTTATATAGCAGCGCGTATTACGCTAAAACCTTTGCATAAATTAGAAGATGATATTTCTGCTTTAAAGGATTATGACTTTTCTTATAAATCAAAGTATTATTCTGAAGATCAATTCGAGGATGTATTTCATTTACTAAACGACTCAAAGGAGTACATAAAAAAAGACTTTTTGTTTCTTAAGGGTGGAATGGACGATATGGATAATTACATCAAACAATTTTCCGATATTGCCGATAATCTTAAGAAGTTATCAGAATCCATATCTTTAATTGTCAACGATGTGGCCAGTGGTGCAACTCATCAGGCGGAAGAAACAGAAGGGGCAGTTTCCGTATTGATGAATTATATTGAATCCTTAAATGCTATTGTAGAAGAGGAAACAAAAGGTAAAGATGATTTAGAAGAATCTGTAAATCATTTAAAAGCTTCTCAAAGTGAAATTCAAAACGTAAATAGCATGATAAATGCAGTAAGAGATAATTTTTCTACTGTTAATGAGCAAGGTAAGCAGCTATCTGTACAGGTGAACAAAATCATGGATATAGGTGCTACAGTAGAAGCCATTGCCGATCAAACTAATTTACTAGCATTAAATGCTTCGATTGAGGCAGCAAGAGCTGGAGAGGCAGGGAAGGGGTTTACTGTAGTAGCTGAAGAGATAAGAAATTTGGCAGAAGACACAAAGCAAGCGGTTGGAGATATCAATGAGAATTTGCAGTATTTTATTACACAAATTGAAGGTTTTGTGAAAGGAATCCAAAATCAATATACTCAATTAGAAAACAGCAACATGACCTTAGGGAAGGTCACTAAGGATAATGAGAATTCTACAGGTAATATTATTCGCGTTTCAGATGTGATAGTCCATTTAATCTCTCGACTATCTAATGAAACCAGAAATTTGCAAGAGGTTATGGAGCAAATACATTCTTTAGCGGCAATAGCAGAGGAGAATTCTGCATCTTCTGAAGAGATGAGTGCGAATGTTATCCAATATTCACAGCAAGTAATAGATTTAATCGAGTATATACGGCTACTAGATAGTCTGATTGGTAGCTTTAAGCTTGAACTCAAA
- a CDS encoding DNA alkylation repair protein: MNIFEEFYNNKNEVQAVSMAKYMKNLFSFLGLKKPERAAISKAFLSERKKDTEVDWKFIHQCFKMPEREFQYLAIDYMEKVIDLFTPDDMQRITQLLIIKSWWDSVDAINKIVGHIAMKYPEVKEGHILKWMKSNNIWLNRISIIFQLKYKEKTDTEFLGTAIICNSQTEEFFINKAIGWALREYSKTNKEWVRAFIEHNELSKLSIREGSKYI; this comes from the coding sequence ATGAACATATTTGAAGAATTTTACAACAATAAAAATGAAGTACAAGCTGTGTCTATGGCTAAATATATGAAAAATCTTTTTTCATTCCTAGGCTTAAAGAAACCAGAGAGAGCAGCCATATCTAAAGCATTTCTTAGTGAGAGAAAAAAGGATACAGAAGTTGATTGGAAATTTATTCATCAATGCTTTAAAATGCCAGAAAGAGAATTTCAATATTTGGCAATAGATTATATGGAGAAGGTAATTGACCTATTCACACCAGATGATATGCAAAGGATCACGCAACTCCTAATTATAAAGTCCTGGTGGGATAGTGTAGATGCCATAAATAAAATCGTAGGGCATATTGCCATGAAATATCCAGAAGTAAAGGAAGGCCATATATTAAAATGGATGAAATCCAATAATATATGGTTGAATAGAATATCTATTATTTTTCAATTAAAGTATAAAGAGAAAACAGATACTGAGTTTTTGGGAACAGCAATTATATGTAATTCACAAACAGAGGAATTTTTTATAAATAAAGCTATAGGATGGGCTTTGAGAGAGTATTCTAAAACAAATAAGGAATGGGTTAGAGCTTTTATCGAGCATAATGAGCTCTCTAAGTTAAGCATAAGAGAAGGCAGTAAATACATTTAG
- a CDS encoding putative holin-like toxin, which translates to MSTYQALSLMMSFGVLLISLISYLDRDSKHKK; encoded by the coding sequence ATGAGTACATATCAAGCTTTATCTTTAATGATGAGCTTTGGAGTATTACTAATATCACTTATCTCCTATTTAGATAGGGATAGCAAACATAAAAAATAA
- a CDS encoding phosphatase PAP2 family protein yields the protein MMKFTKQLLSGFIISIIWLIGFSCIAILMNGQKLIQFDQVLISSIQGLESPALTSLMKFFTFIGSFPSVFVICLFTALFLNFVLKHRIELILFVYVVIGTPIINQILKYFFHRARPDFYRLIEIRGYSFPSGHAMNAFAVYGIITFLLWHRIPSHLGRMILILISSGLIIIIGASRIYLGVHYPSDIIGGYFASGFWLSCAIWFFQRYKEKQSQRKRLSD from the coding sequence ATGATGAAATTTACAAAGCAGTTATTGAGCGGCTTTATAATAAGTATAATATGGCTTATTGGTTTTAGTTGTATCGCAATTTTAATGAACGGACAGAAACTTATTCAATTTGATCAAGTATTGATCTCATCTATACAAGGTTTGGAATCACCGGCTTTAACATCACTAATGAAATTTTTTACTTTCATCGGGTCATTTCCGTCTGTATTTGTTATTTGTCTATTTACAGCCTTATTTCTTAATTTTGTCTTAAAGCACCGAATAGAGCTTATCTTATTTGTTTATGTTGTTATAGGCACACCCATTATTAATCAAATCCTAAAATACTTTTTCCATCGTGCTCGCCCAGATTTCTATCGATTGATTGAGATTCGTGGATACAGCTTTCCTAGTGGACATGCAATGAATGCATTTGCAGTATACGGAATCATTACTTTCTTGTTATGGCATCGTATACCTTCCCATTTAGGACGTATGATTCTCATTTTGATAAGTAGTGGACTTATTATTATAATCGGTGCAAGTCGGATTTATCTAGGTGTTCACTATCCAAGTGATATTATTGGCGGATATTTTGCTAGTGGTTTTTGGCTTTCGTGTGCTATTTGGTTTTTTCAAAGATACAAAGAAAAGCAATCCCAAAGAAAGCGTTTATCGGATTGA
- a CDS encoding N-acetyltransferase gives MTGYKHVNLNDLVIELGEDDVKLILSTYSCPYNKDVEWFLRHKAIEFSKQGLSKTHLIFTSYKDELVLIGYFTLATKFFFLKKSSLSNRLRRRISKFARYDNELKRYQITAPLIAQLGKNYTNTYNRLITGDELLKMACDKVRGIQNEIGGKVVYLECEDNERLIDFYRQNGFVNFGKRELDGDELDKSNTKYYIQMLKYLDT, from the coding sequence ATGACAGGGTATAAACATGTAAATCTAAATGATTTAGTTATAGAACTAGGAGAGGATGATGTAAAACTCATCCTCTCTACATATTCATGCCCTTATAACAAGGATGTTGAATGGTTTTTAAGACACAAGGCGATAGAGTTTTCTAAACAAGGGTTGTCAAAAACACATTTAATATTCACATCATATAAAGACGAGTTGGTTCTGATAGGGTATTTTACTCTGGCAACGAAATTCTTTTTTCTTAAAAAATCCTCATTAAGTAATCGCCTGAGAAGAAGAATTTCAAAATTCGCCAGATATGATAATGAATTGAAGAGATATCAAATTACTGCTCCTTTAATAGCCCAACTAGGAAAAAACTATACAAATACATATAACCGTTTAATTACTGGTGATGAACTTCTTAAAATGGCTTGTGATAAGGTAAGAGGGATCCAAAACGAAATTGGTGGAAAAGTCGTGTATCTGGAATGCGAGGATAATGAAAGGTTAATTGACTTCTACCGTCAGAATGGTTTTGTTAATTTTGGAAAACGTGAGTTAGATGGCGATGAACTGGACAAGTCAAATACGAAATATTATATACAAATGTTAAAATATTTAGATACATAA
- the spoIVA gene encoding stage IV sporulation protein A — translation MNFNVYEDIANRTNGDIYLGVVGPVRTGKSTFIKKFMDKLVIPNIQEEFQALRAKDELPQSGSGKTIMTTEPKFVPNEAVNIQFDESTNVNMKVRLIDCVGYLIDDAIGSVEDGTPRMIMTPWSETPMTFEKAAETGTQKVIKDHSTIGMLITTDGSILDIPREKYVEAEERVVKELQAINKPFVIVLNTKFPDSEDVAALKDRLAEKYNTSVIPVDIANIEISDINTILKEVLYEFPIKEIKFNVPIWFKAIDEENAIKKSMMDIIENKVKGSVKIRDILSNSTTGTESIGIRTGILDLGKGEVSFDICVEEKIFYNTLNENAGQELNNKLDLLNYIRKLSEVSVEYSRIRSALDSAKSRGYGIVLPDAEELQLENPEVTGKGNRYSLKLKASAPSIHVINAQVDTEVTPFVGSQAECERIMNEMKELFEDDPAKMWEMEIFGKNLNELVMNNLNGKVGRMSEDHQEKIKRTLSRVLNENGRGIVFIII, via the coding sequence ATGAACTTTAATGTATATGAAGATATAGCCAATAGAACAAACGGCGATATTTATCTTGGTGTAGTTGGTCCTGTAAGGACTGGAAAATCAACTTTTATCAAGAAATTCATGGATAAGTTGGTTATTCCAAACATACAGGAAGAATTTCAAGCCTTAAGGGCAAAAGACGAATTACCTCAAAGTGGATCAGGCAAGACTATTATGACTACAGAGCCAAAATTTGTTCCAAACGAGGCTGTAAATATTCAGTTTGACGAGAGTACTAATGTGAATATGAAAGTAAGATTAATTGATTGCGTTGGATATCTTATTGATGACGCAATTGGATCTGTTGAAGATGGCACCCCTAGAATGATTATGACTCCTTGGAGTGAAACACCAATGACTTTTGAAAAGGCTGCAGAGACAGGAACTCAAAAGGTTATTAAGGATCATTCTACAATTGGCATGCTCATAACTACTGATGGTAGCATATTAGACATACCAAGAGAAAAGTATGTTGAAGCAGAAGAAAGAGTTGTTAAAGAACTACAGGCCATTAACAAACCTTTTGTCATCGTGCTAAATACTAAATTCCCAGATAGCGAAGACGTTGCTGCGTTAAAAGACAGATTAGCTGAAAAGTATAATACTAGCGTTATCCCTGTAGATATTGCTAATATTGAAATAAGCGATATCAACACTATATTAAAAGAAGTATTGTATGAATTTCCAATTAAAGAAATTAAATTTAATGTGCCTATATGGTTTAAGGCCATTGATGAAGAAAATGCTATTAAGAAAAGCATGATGGATATCATTGAAAATAAGGTAAAGGGTTCTGTTAAAATAAGAGATATTTTAAGTAATTCCACAACAGGGACTGAATCCATTGGAATACGCACTGGCATTTTAGATCTTGGAAAAGGGGAAGTTTCATTTGATATATGCGTAGAGGAAAAGATCTTCTACAATACTTTAAATGAAAATGCAGGTCAGGAATTAAATAATAAACTAGACTTGCTCAACTACATACGAAAATTGTCTGAAGTGAGTGTTGAGTATAGCAGAATTAGAAGCGCTCTTGATAGTGCAAAGAGCAGAGGCTATGGCATTGTACTGCCTGACGCAGAAGAACTCCAACTAGAAAATCCAGAGGTAACCGGCAAAGGGAATCGTTATAGCCTAAAACTAAAAGCAAGTGCACCATCTATTCACGTAATCAATGCTCAAGTAGATACTGAAGTTACCCCGTTTGTGGGCTCACAAGCGGAATGTGAGCGGATTATGAACGAAATGAAAGAACTTTTTGAAGATGACCCAGCTAAAATGTGGGAAATGGAAATTTTCGGAAAGAATCTGAACGAACTGGTCATGAACAATTTAAATGGCAAAGTAGGCAGAATGTCTGAAGACCATCAAGAGAAGATCAAGAGAACATTATCTAGAGTATTAAATGAGAATGGTAGAGGAATTGTGTTTATTATTATTTAA
- a CDS encoding NAD(P)H-dependent glycerol-3-phosphate dehydrogenase: MLKIAVIGAGSWGTAIASSLGKKGYEVSLWHRREEIINNIKEKRENTKYLPGITIDENIYPTVNLEEALIDAEVIVLAVSSQAVRNVCESLEPYVNSDQIIVNLAKGLEADTYLRLSQVINEVLPYNEVYVLSGPSHAEEVAKGIPTTVVVSGESREKSEYLQEVFSTDTFRVYTNPDIVGVELGGALKNIIALGAGMSDGLGYGDNSKAALMTRGIVEISRLGKVLGAKSESFAGLTGIGDLIVTCTSMHSRNRRAGILLGEGMPLQDVLKEIGMVVEGINATKIAYQISNLYHCDMPITTAIYKVLYENADVKEVVRDMMTRKKKNEIEEINSLYYHGWK, translated from the coding sequence TTGTTGAAAATCGCAGTAATAGGAGCAGGAAGTTGGGGAACAGCTATTGCTTCTTCATTAGGCAAAAAGGGATATGAAGTATCTCTTTGGCATAGACGTGAAGAAATTATTAACAATATAAAAGAAAAAAGAGAAAATACAAAGTACTTGCCTGGAATTACAATAGATGAGAATATTTATCCTACTGTAAATTTAGAAGAAGCCCTTATAGATGCGGAGGTTATCGTTCTCGCAGTTTCATCTCAGGCTGTACGAAATGTTTGTGAGAGTTTAGAACCATATGTCAATAGTGATCAAATTATCGTAAATCTAGCTAAGGGATTAGAGGCTGATACCTATCTGAGACTATCTCAAGTAATCAATGAAGTTTTACCTTATAATGAAGTCTACGTATTATCAGGACCTAGTCATGCAGAAGAAGTTGCTAAAGGGATTCCTACAACAGTAGTTGTGTCAGGAGAAAGTCGAGAGAAATCTGAGTATCTGCAAGAAGTTTTTTCTACAGACACGTTTAGAGTGTACACGAATCCAGATATTGTAGGTGTAGAATTAGGTGGAGCTTTAAAGAACATTATCGCCTTAGGAGCAGGTATGTCTGATGGACTTGGTTATGGAGATAATAGCAAAGCTGCTCTTATGACCAGAGGTATTGTAGAAATCAGCAGGCTAGGTAAAGTCCTTGGAGCAAAAAGCGAAAGCTTTGCAGGTTTAACAGGCATAGGAGATTTAATCGTAACTTGTACAAGTATGCATAGCCGTAACCGAAGGGCAGGAATACTATTAGGTGAAGGAATGCCCCTTCAAGATGTCTTAAAAGAAATTGGTATGGTCGTAGAGGGAATTAACGCAACAAAAATCGCTTACCAGATATCAAATTTATACCATTGTGACATGCCTATTACTACTGCTATATATAAAGTATTGTACGAAAATGCAGATGTAAAAGAAGTGGTTAGAGACATGATGACCCGAAAGAAGAAAAACGAAATTGAGGAAATAAATAGCCTTTATTATCACGGATGGAAATAA
- the der gene encoding ribosome biogenesis GTPase Der, with protein MQKPIVAVVGRPNVGKSTLFNKVAGSRISIVEDTPGVTRDRIFADCEWLGHKFTMIDTGGIEPFSKDIILSQMRRQAQIAIDMADVILLLVDGREGMTAADLEVANMIRKTSTPIILVVNKIETKELDRNSFEFYNLGLGDPISISAEQGLGIGDLLDKVVESFERSEVDFEEDERLKIAVLGKPNAGKSTLVNRLLGEDRVIVSNVPGTTRDAIDSSFKYYGEEYVLIDTAGLRRKNKIYDEIERYSILRAVTAVERADVCLILIDAEYGITEQDAKIAGIAHNRGKASIIVVNKWDKIEKDNHTTKSFEKDIRETLSFMSYAPILYISALEGQRVNKIMETVLQVASEHAKRITTGMLNDVISEAILLNQPPADKGRRLKIYYATQASVKPPTFILFVNNKELIHFSYIRYLENQVRNSFGFIGTPIIFLVREKTDKDGK; from the coding sequence ATGCAAAAACCAATAGTTGCAGTTGTAGGTAGACCTAATGTAGGGAAGTCTACTCTTTTTAATAAAGTCGCAGGTTCTAGAATTTCAATTGTCGAAGATACACCAGGTGTTACAAGAGATCGTATCTTTGCTGATTGCGAGTGGCTAGGGCACAAATTTACAATGATTGACACAGGGGGTATCGAGCCTTTTTCTAAGGATATTATTTTGTCTCAGATGAGACGACAAGCTCAGATAGCAATCGACATGGCAGATGTCATATTATTGTTAGTAGATGGGCGAGAAGGGATGACGGCTGCCGACTTAGAAGTAGCCAATATGATTCGCAAGACAAGCACGCCCATTATATTAGTAGTAAACAAAATAGAGACAAAAGAATTAGATCGAAATTCTTTTGAATTTTATAACCTGGGATTAGGAGATCCCATCTCTATTTCAGCAGAGCAAGGTTTAGGGATAGGAGATTTATTAGACAAAGTCGTAGAATCTTTTGAACGAAGCGAAGTAGATTTTGAAGAAGATGAAAGATTAAAAATTGCCGTTCTAGGCAAGCCCAATGCAGGGAAATCTACTCTTGTAAACAGATTACTTGGCGAAGACCGAGTAATTGTAAGCAATGTTCCTGGAACTACAAGAGATGCCATCGATTCTTCTTTTAAATACTACGGAGAAGAATACGTGCTCATCGATACAGCTGGTCTTAGAAGAAAAAATAAAATCTATGATGAAATTGAAAGATACAGTATTCTTCGAGCTGTTACAGCTGTAGAAAGGGCAGATGTCTGCTTGATTCTAATCGATGCAGAATATGGCATTACAGAACAAGATGCTAAAATAGCTGGAATTGCACATAACAGGGGGAAAGCCTCGATTATTGTAGTAAATAAATGGGACAAGATCGAAAAGGACAATCATACTACAAAAAGCTTTGAAAAAGATATAAGAGAAACGCTATCCTTTATGAGTTATGCTCCTATTCTTTATATATCTGCTTTAGAAGGTCAGAGAGTCAATAAAATAATGGAGACTGTCTTACAGGTTGCAAGCGAGCATGCAAAAAGAATTACAACCGGTATGCTTAATGATGTTATTAGTGAAGCAATACTTTTAAATCAGCCACCAGCAGATAAAGGGAGAAGGCTTAAGATTTATTATGCTACACAAGCTAGCGTGAAGCCGCCAACTTTTATATTATTTGTGAATAATAAGGAACTAATACATTTCTCCTATATTCGATACTTAGAGAACCAAGTTAGAAATTCTTTTGGCTTTATTGGTACGCCGATTATTTTTCTAGTTCGAGAAAAAACAGATAAAGATGGGAAGTGA